The Stratiformator vulcanicus genome has a segment encoding these proteins:
- a CDS encoding ATP-binding cassette domain-containing protein translates to MNFGQASRTGDMVLEAKGLTKGYDDGPLFKDLSIRIERGDRIGLVGPNGCGKSTLLKTILNVEEPDAGSVRFGTNVEVGYYDQQLSSVSPEVDAVEAVRPPKNFDFSPGMARNLLAKFGVKGDLGLQKISAMSGGEKSRVALARLAALNINVMVLDEPTNHLDLWARDSLERALKAFGGTLMIVSHDRYFLDQIANRVLVWEQGEWIEHEGNYTAYVAFRDAINAQPDSEQSAKKAKKEKKQPEPSKSEQKPKRRFPYRPVEDIESDVTRQEELIASLEADMVRPDVLKNPKELQSVQHEYHDARSKLSDLMAAWEEALELNA, encoded by the coding sequence ATGAATTTCGGTCAGGCCTCCCGCACCGGCGACATGGTGCTGGAAGCGAAGGGGCTGACAAAAGGCTATGACGACGGTCCATTATTTAAGGACCTTTCCATTCGTATCGAACGCGGTGATCGCATCGGACTCGTCGGCCCGAACGGCTGCGGCAAGAGCACACTCTTAAAGACGATCTTGAACGTTGAAGAGCCGGACGCCGGGTCGGTGCGTTTCGGCACCAATGTTGAGGTTGGCTACTACGACCAGCAACTCAGTAGTGTCTCGCCGGAGGTCGACGCGGTCGAAGCGGTGCGCCCACCGAAGAACTTCGACTTCTCCCCCGGCATGGCCCGAAATCTTCTCGCGAAGTTCGGCGTCAAAGGCGATCTCGGCCTGCAAAAAATCAGTGCGATGAGCGGGGGCGAAAAGAGCCGGGTCGCGCTGGCTCGACTCGCGGCGCTGAACATTAATGTAATGGTCCTTGACGAACCAACCAACCACCTCGACCTGTGGGCTCGCGATTCACTGGAACGGGCATTAAAGGCGTTCGGCGGCACCTTAATGATCGTCAGCCACGACCGATACTTCCTCGACCAAATCGCCAACCGGGTGCTGGTCTGGGAGCAGGGAGAGTGGATCGAGCATGAGGGCAATTACACGGCTTACGTCGCCTTTCGAGACGCGATCAATGCGCAACCCGACAGCGAGCAGTCTGCCAAGAAGGCGAAGAAGGAAAAGAAGCAGCCCGAGCCTTCCAAATCGGAACAGAAGCCGAAGCGGCGGTTTCCCTATCGGCCCGTCGAAGATATTGAATCTGACGTCACGCGGCAGGAAGAACTAATCGCCTCGCTCGAAGCCGATATGGTGCGGCCCGATGTCTTGAAGAACCCCAAGGAACTTCAATCCGTGCAGCATGAGTATCACGACGCAAGGTCTAAACTCTCCGACTTGATGGCAGCTTGGGAAGAAGCGTTAGAGCTCAACGCATAG
- a CDS encoding DUF4153 domain-containing protein, with amino-acid sequence MADGPEDATDLQDDAFDAPRPTIGESTGAVKPEIVQDTRPPGSPLELIAALATIVVADFTIYRGGGYSGWAVSFALLAPLMFVASRRRAWSGWTLLLFGLILLLSARLSWLGSDALIAAGAFFIIGFGLAIAGRAPCIGDFIPFVAQLVPAGFLGLIDYRTGRFANFARPSRSATWSLLMPMLAVLVFGIIFLMANPDLAHAINERVQLFVEHIWSTLAAYCPQGSQIIFWCIVAIIFIGLVRPLVWPAFLDSLGKFSSHETPAEITTTTAPALYHAAYRNTLIALVALFTVYLAFEFKTLWFREFPSGFHYSGYAHEGAAWLTVALALATATLSWMFRGHGVDEPRKLVLLRLAWVWSALNFLLAVAVYHRLMIYVDFNGMTRMRVVGFLGVTAVVIGFALVVYKISRGRSFIWLIRRQLWTLALMIYLFVVAPVDYLAHSYNVRRILAGDPAPAVQLSVHPIDDGGLLALPAALQSDNAVIREGARAILSERLEEFRSRCPTEPWDRHQFATEQLEARLTEMRDELDTFIDIEARRKARAQFDEYVYQWF; translated from the coding sequence ATGGCAGACGGACCGGAGGATGCCACCGATTTACAGGACGACGCCTTCGATGCGCCGCGGCCGACGATCGGAGAATCGACCGGAGCCGTCAAACCGGAAATTGTCCAAGACACTCGCCCGCCCGGCAGTCCGCTGGAACTGATCGCAGCCTTGGCGACGATTGTCGTGGCTGATTTTACGATTTATCGCGGAGGCGGGTACTCCGGTTGGGCGGTATCGTTCGCCCTGCTTGCCCCACTAATGTTCGTCGCTTCGCGCCGCCGGGCATGGTCGGGGTGGACGCTTCTGCTGTTCGGTTTGATCTTATTGCTATCAGCTCGACTGTCGTGGCTCGGGTCTGACGCGCTAATTGCTGCCGGTGCATTCTTCATCATTGGATTCGGACTGGCGATCGCAGGCCGAGCGCCGTGCATTGGCGATTTCATTCCCTTCGTGGCTCAACTCGTCCCCGCCGGCTTTCTCGGCTTGATTGATTACCGGACGGGACGCTTTGCCAACTTTGCCCGCCCCAGCCGCTCGGCGACTTGGTCACTGCTGATGCCAATGCTCGCTGTCTTGGTCTTCGGAATCATATTTTTAATGGCGAACCCCGACCTCGCGCACGCAATCAACGAACGGGTTCAACTATTTGTTGAGCATATCTGGAGCACCCTCGCGGCCTATTGCCCGCAAGGGTCACAGATCATTTTCTGGTGCATTGTGGCGATCATTTTTATCGGATTGGTCCGCCCATTGGTGTGGCCTGCATTTTTGGACTCTCTCGGAAAATTTTCGTCGCACGAAACGCCCGCCGAGATAACGACGACCACGGCGCCAGCGCTCTACCATGCCGCCTATCGCAATACGCTCATCGCGCTGGTCGCGTTGTTCACGGTCTATCTTGCCTTCGAATTTAAGACGTTGTGGTTCCGCGAGTTCCCGTCCGGCTTTCACTACAGTGGTTACGCACATGAGGGGGCGGCGTGGTTGACCGTCGCTTTGGCATTGGCGACCGCGACGCTTTCATGGATGTTCCGCGGCCATGGTGTTGATGAACCGCGCAAGTTAGTTCTGTTAAGACTAGCATGGGTTTGGTCGGCGCTCAATTTTTTGCTGGCCGTGGCGGTGTATCATCGACTGATGATTTATGTTGACTTCAACGGCATGACCCGCATGAGAGTCGTCGGGTTCCTCGGGGTCACCGCGGTCGTTATCGGTTTCGCACTCGTCGTTTATAAAATTTCGCGAGGTCGCAGCTTCATCTGGCTGATTCGCCGGCAACTATGGACGTTGGCCCTGATGATCTATTTATTCGTGGTCGCCCCGGTCGACTACCTCGCGCATTCCTATAACGTCCGTCGCATCCTCGCCGGCGACCCCGCTCCGGCCGTTCAGCTCAGCGTCCACCCGATCGACGACGGCGGCCTGCTCGCGCTCCCCGCGGCGCTGCAAAGCGACAACGCCGTGATCCGTGAGGGCGCTCGCGCGATTCTCTCCGAACGACTTGAAGAATTTCGGAGCCGCTGCCCGACCGAGCCCTGGGACCGACATCAATTCGCGACCGAACAATTAGAGGCGCGGCTGACTGAAATGCGAGACGAACTCGACACCTTTATTGACATCGAAGCTCGTCGCAAAGCACGAGCGCAATTCGATGAGTATGTCTATCAGTGGTTTTAG
- a CDS encoding menaquinone biosynthesis family protein — translation MTTATDDRSTDELLIRVGHSPDPDDAFMFHALANDKIDTGRYRFTHELQDIESLNRRAFTGELELTAVSLHGYAYLTDKYAVCNCGASMGDGYGPMVVAKEAWSIGDLRGKKIAVPGTYTTAFLALKLLLGDDFTHEVHEFDTILDVVERGDCDAGLIIHEGQLTYGDQGLKLIVDLGVWWQEDTGLPLPLGANAIRKDLGPEVMEEVTAYLKQSIEYGLEHRQEALAHAAKYGRDLDEARNDKFVGMYVNDWTIDFGDKGREAVRLLLKRGYEAGVIPNPVEVEFIG, via the coding sequence ATGACTACCGCGACAGACGACCGCTCCACGGACGAACTCCTCATCCGCGTCGGACACAGTCCCGATCCCGACGACGCGTTCATGTTTCACGCGCTCGCCAATGACAAGATCGACACGGGCCGCTACCGCTTCACGCACGAGCTGCAGGACATTGAATCTTTGAACCGCCGGGCTTTCACGGGCGAGTTGGAGCTGACCGCCGTCAGCCTGCACGGCTACGCCTACCTCACCGACAAATACGCCGTCTGCAACTGCGGCGCCAGCATGGGTGACGGCTACGGGCCGATGGTCGTGGCTAAGGAAGCGTGGTCGATCGGCGACCTCCGCGGCAAGAAGATCGCCGTCCCGGGGACCTACACGACCGCGTTCCTCGCTCTGAAACTGCTCCTCGGCGACGACTTCACGCATGAGGTCCACGAATTCGACACGATTCTTGATGTCGTCGAACGGGGCGACTGCGACGCGGGGCTGATCATCCACGAAGGCCAGCTCACTTACGGTGATCAGGGGCTGAAGCTCATCGTCGATCTCGGCGTGTGGTGGCAGGAGGACACGGGCCTTCCGCTGCCGTTGGGGGCGAACGCCATCCGCAAAGACCTCGGCCCCGAAGTAATGGAAGAGGTCACCGCCTACCTCAAGCAGTCGATCGAATACGGGCTTGAACACCGGCAGGAAGCCCTCGCCCACGCCGCCAAATACGGTCGCGATCTCGACGAAGCCCGCAACGACAAGTTCGTCGGGATGTACGTCAACGACTGGACGATCGACTTTGGCGACAAGGGCCGCGAAGCGGTGCGACTGCTCCTCAAACGCGGCTATGAGGCGGGGGTGATTCCGAACCCGGTGGAAGTGGAATTTATTGGTTGA
- a CDS encoding SDR family oxidoreductase encodes MAQPEYLHNLFSLSGKTAVVIGGTGVLGGAIGVTLARAGAHCVLVGRGEAKGQENVEAVEAVDASAELFTADATRREDLQKIADHLVAEDRQCDVLVNAAGINSATPFLEISDDEWDRIFRVNLNSVRQACQVFGAQMLERKVAGSIINIASMSAITPLSRVFTYSASKAAVLNLTLNLAREWAPHGIRVNALSPGFFPAEQNRKILSPERVEKILGHTPMARFGEPEELAGAVLLLAAPGAGSFMTGHNLAVDGGFSAMTI; translated from the coding sequence ATGGCCCAACCCGAGTATCTCCACAATCTATTTTCCCTCTCCGGCAAAACGGCCGTCGTGATTGGCGGTACCGGCGTGCTCGGCGGGGCGATCGGTGTCACGCTGGCCCGGGCGGGGGCGCATTGTGTTCTTGTGGGCCGAGGTGAAGCCAAGGGGCAGGAGAACGTTGAGGCAGTTGAGGCCGTCGATGCCTCGGCTGAGCTTTTCACCGCCGACGCCACAAGACGCGAGGACCTGCAAAAGATTGCCGATCATCTGGTCGCCGAAGATCGGCAGTGCGATGTGCTCGTCAATGCCGCCGGGATCAACTCGGCCACGCCGTTTCTTGAGATCAGCGACGACGAGTGGGATCGCATCTTCCGAGTGAATCTCAATTCCGTCCGGCAGGCGTGTCAGGTGTTCGGGGCGCAAATGCTCGAGCGGAAGGTCGCCGGTTCGATTATCAACATCGCGTCGATGTCGGCGATCACCCCGCTGTCGCGCGTCTTCACCTATTCCGCCTCAAAGGCCGCGGTGCTGAATCTGACGCTCAACCTCGCCCGTGAGTGGGCCCCGCACGGCATCCGCGTCAACGCGCTCTCCCCCGGCTTCTTCCCCGCCGAGCAGAACCGCAAAATATTGTCGCCGGAGCGTGTTGAGAAGATTCTCGGTCACACGCCGATGGCTCGCTTCGGTGAGCCGGAGGAACTCGCCGGGGCCGTCCTGCTATTAGCCGCGCCGGGAGCGGGCAGCTTCATGACTGGCCACAACCTCGCCGTCGACGGCGGCTTCTCGGCCATGACGATCTAA
- a CDS encoding Gfo/Idh/MocA family protein, with product MTSPSRRDFLATTSAVAGAAALAGPASAAKSDANDRIRVAVIGVRNRGKNHIEALAKAAEDDNVEIAAICDCHLEFAEKAADKAEELVGYRPRVEQDLRKIMDDASIDAVTIATPNHWHALATVWACEAGKDVYVEKPGTQNFDEGEKVVAAARQNSRIVQHGTQCRGSANIQEGMQKLKEGVIGRPYMARMINYKFRGKPLGKHSKRPVPKELDWDLWCGPGPLVEYSNFNFYRNNWTWDFGVGDLGNQGVHQLDMVRWGLGLDRNPDRVQAMGGNLVYPDSDIETPNTLACSYEWGNGDDKLMVTAETREGCTNVEGGMGTKYPFVDHKNAVGVIFYGTEGYMQIADYSSYRTFLGRERTPGPYAAVEGAPMMDADHVINWVKCIRSRRKEDLAAEIAEGVLSSNLCHLGNVAYRAGQTLELTGGDFSNKSSLEQYLTRDEYRAPYQMPQVI from the coding sequence ATGACTTCTCCCTCCCGCCGAGATTTTCTGGCCACTACGTCTGCCGTTGCCGGGGCCGCTGCGCTCGCCGGCCCCGCCTCGGCTGCCAAATCGGATGCCAATGATCGCATCCGCGTGGCGGTTATCGGTGTTCGCAATCGGGGCAAGAATCACATCGAGGCGCTGGCGAAAGCCGCTGAGGATGACAATGTCGAGATCGCCGCGATCTGCGATTGTCACCTCGAATTTGCAGAAAAGGCGGCGGACAAAGCCGAGGAACTCGTCGGCTATCGCCCGCGAGTTGAACAGGATTTGCGGAAGATTATGGACGACGCGTCGATCGACGCCGTCACGATCGCGACACCCAATCACTGGCATGCCCTCGCCACCGTGTGGGCGTGTGAAGCGGGCAAAGACGTCTACGTCGAGAAGCCCGGTACGCAGAACTTTGACGAAGGCGAAAAGGTGGTCGCCGCCGCCCGCCAGAATAGCCGAATCGTGCAGCATGGGACCCAATGCCGCGGCAGCGCGAACATTCAAGAGGGCATGCAGAAGCTGAAGGAAGGCGTCATCGGCCGCCCCTACATGGCCCGCATGATCAACTACAAGTTCCGGGGGAAGCCGCTCGGCAAGCACAGCAAACGACCCGTGCCGAAGGAACTCGACTGGGACCTGTGGTGCGGACCGGGTCCGCTCGTCGAGTACTCGAACTTCAATTTCTACCGCAATAACTGGACGTGGGACTTCGGCGTCGGCGACCTCGGCAACCAGGGCGTGCATCAACTCGACATGGTCCGCTGGGGCCTGGGGCTTGATCGCAATCCCGACCGCGTGCAGGCCATGGGGGGCAATCTGGTCTATCCAGACAGCGATATCGAAACCCCCAACACGCTGGCCTGTTCCTACGAGTGGGGCAATGGTGACGACAAGCTCATGGTCACCGCCGAGACCCGCGAGGGCTGCACCAATGTCGAAGGCGGCATGGGCACGAAGTACCCCTTCGTCGATCACAAGAACGCCGTCGGCGTCATCTTCTACGGCACCGAAGGCTACATGCAGATCGCCGACTACAGCAGCTATCGCACCTTCCTCGGACGCGAACGCACGCCCGGCCCTTACGCCGCGGTCGAAGGTGCCCCGATGATGGACGCCGACCACGTGATCAATTGGGTCAAGTGCATCCGCAGTCGCCGCAAGGAGGACCTCGCCGCCGAAATCGCCGAGGGGGTGCTCTCCAGCAATCTGTGTCACCTGGGTAACGTCGCCTATCGAGCGGGGCAGACTTTGGAGCTGACCGGCGGAGATTTCTCCAACAAGTCCTCTCTGGAGCAGTACCTCACGCGAGACGAGTATCGCGCCCCCTATCAAATGCCACAGGTCATTTGA